One Methanobacteriales archaeon HGW-Methanobacteriales-1 DNA window includes the following coding sequences:
- a CDS encoding RNA-binding protein (involved in the 3' to 5' degradation of a variety of RNA species; forms a trimer of heterodimers (hexamer) with Rrp42; Rrp41 is the catalytically active subunit), whose amino-acid sequence MVSKMNVVPEITRKSITDLINNLERPDSRAMDEYREISLETGVISKAEGSARVKIGNSQIIVGTKSQLGSPFPDTPNVGVIMTNSELLPMAAPEFEPGPPDEKSVELARVTDRCIRESQMVDLEKLCLVEGKKVWMIFIDLHILDYDGNLMDAAVLGAVAALLNTRIPKATMVDDEIVIDYENKEPLPIREKALMCTFAKIGEQMVLDPSLAEEEILSARLSIGMTASGNICALQKGGATPLTKEEIMNAVKITEEKTKELMEYLP is encoded by the coding sequence ATGGTGAGTAAAATGAATGTTGTTCCTGAAATAACTCGCAAAAGTATAACTGACCTTATCAACAATTTAGAACGACCTGATAGCCGTGCTATGGATGAATATCGTGAAATTTCACTGGAAACTGGTGTAATTTCTAAAGCTGAAGGCTCTGCCAGGGTTAAGATTGGAAATTCTCAGATTATTGTAGGTACCAAATCTCAACTCGGTTCTCCGTTCCCTGATACTCCTAATGTTGGCGTTATAATGACTAATTCTGAATTACTGCCTATGGCAGCACCAGAATTTGAACCAGGGCCTCCAGATGAAAAATCTGTGGAGCTAGCCCGGGTTACCGATCGTTGTATCAGAGAAAGTCAGATGGTGGACCTGGAAAAGCTATGCCTGGTTGAAGGAAAGAAGGTTTGGATGATTTTCATTGATTTACACATACTTGATTACGATGGAAATTTAATGGATGCTGCGGTTTTAGGTGCAGTTGCTGCCTTGTTAAATACCAGGATTCCCAAGGCCACTATGGTAGACGATGAAATAGTTATTGACTACGAAAACAAGGAACCTCTTCCAATTAGAGAAAAGGCATTAATGTGTACTTTTGCTAAAATTGGTGAACAGATGGTTTTGGATCCGTCTCTTGCAGAAGAGGAAATCCTTTCTGCTAGACTTTCCATTGGTATGACTGCTTCTGGGAATATATGTGCCCTTCAAAAAGGTGGAGCAACTCCTTTAACTAAAGAAGAAATAATGAACGCAGTAAAAATTACTGAAGAAAAAACTAAAGAATTGATGGAATATTTACCATAA
- the rpl37ae gene encoding 50S ribosomal protein L37ae (structural models have indicated that the folded zinc-finger motif interacts mainly with domain III of 23S rRNA, whereas the amino-terminal region of L37 interacts primarily with domain II), producing the protein MARTKKVGITGRFGARYGRKAKRTVKQIEENMKKKHVCPTCDRPAVKRVSSGIWKCRKCGAVFTGGAYVPVTPMGKTATRNIKRIIGGS; encoded by the coding sequence ATGGCAAGAACCAAAAAAGTTGGTATTACAGGAAGATTTGGTGCAAGATACGGTCGTAAAGCCAAAAGAACTGTAAAACAAATCGAAGAAAACATGAAAAAGAAACATGTATGCCCTACATGTGATCGACCTGCTGTTAAAAGAGTTAGCAGTGGCATATGGAAATGTAGAAAGTGTGGCGCTGTCTTCACTGGCGGAGCATACGTACCTGTTACTCCTATGGGTAAAACTGCTACCAGAAACATAAAACGGATTATTGGAGGTTCATGA
- a CDS encoding DNA-directed RNA polymerase subunit P, with translation MYKCAECGAIIDPKGYMENKCPRCRYRILFKEVPTVKRTIKGR, from the coding sequence TTGTATAAATGTGCTGAATGTGGAGCTATAATTGACCCTAAGGGGTACATGGAAAATAAATGTCCTAGATGCAGATACAGAATTCTCTTTAAAGAAGTTCCCACTGTTAAAAGGACTATAAAAGGAAGATAA
- a CDS encoding prefoldin subunit beta, with product MEVPQNIQHQLSQFQQLQQQAQAISMQKQTVEVQIQETQKALEELKKADDEADVYKSAGNLLVKVDKTEINTELEDKVETLKLREKTISRQEERVMSKLQEMQASLQEAMQGAGITPGM from the coding sequence ATGGAAGTACCACAAAATATTCAACACCAACTATCCCAATTCCAACAACTACAACAACAGGCTCAGGCCATCTCCATGCAGAAACAAACTGTTGAAGTACAAATTCAGGAAACCCAAAAAGCATTAGAAGAACTCAAAAAAGCTGATGATGAGGCTGATGTTTATAAATCTGCTGGAAATCTATTGGTCAAAGTTGATAAAACTGAAATCAACACTGAACTGGAAGATAAGGTGGAAACTCTTAAACTTAGAGAAAAAACCATTTCCCGTCAAGAAGAAAGAGTAATGAGTAAACTTCAGGAAATGCAAGCTTCCCTGCAGGAAGCCATGCAAGGCGCTGGAATAACTCCGGGGATGTAA
- a CDS encoding DUF3194 domain-containing protein, with product MKNKLKNLTQEDLNQISDFISSSAQNFISQKVSQKEINDLDIKVELSYDEKLEVDITIDLSLDDLSSASPDIVDEAIEHSFEVLEPFLDLNFRT from the coding sequence TTGAAAAATAAGCTCAAAAATTTGACGCAAGAAGATTTAAACCAGATATCTGATTTTATTTCTTCATCTGCTCAAAATTTTATTTCACAGAAAGTTTCTCAAAAAGAGATCAATGATCTGGATATTAAGGTTGAACTCTCATATGATGAAAAACTTGAAGTTGATATTACTATAGATCTTTCGCTGGATGATCTATCTTCAGCGAGTCCGGATATCGTTGATGAGGCCATTGAACATTCCTTTGAAGTTCTTGAGCCTTTTTTGGATCTTAATTTCAGGACATAA
- a CDS encoding N-acetyltransferase → MINFKIKVMKQDDIGLFNVKDFLFKLIKQEFGYGYIPEFHQDIINIENFYLNSEKNTFLIAIDPEKNRLLGTLGIRSYDKNFEEFKDIYSSDKTASFWRAFIKKEYRRQGLASLLVKKGEELCQKMGYKEVYLHTHRTVPGSLDFWMAKGYKVVYDTKNKSGTVHMEKSIPVQHYSKYQILENCIIP, encoded by the coding sequence ATTATAAATTTTAAAATAAAGGTTATGAAACAAGATGATATTGGGCTTTTCAATGTCAAAGACTTTTTGTTTAAACTTATAAAACAGGAGTTTGGATACGGATATATACCCGAATTTCATCAGGACATAATAAATATTGAAAATTTCTATTTAAATTCTGAGAAAAATACTTTTTTAATTGCCATTGATCCTGAGAAAAATAGATTATTGGGAACCTTAGGGATTAGATCCTATGATAAAAATTTTGAAGAATTTAAAGATATTTACAGCTCCGATAAAACCGCCAGTTTTTGGAGAGCATTTATTAAAAAAGAATACCGAAGACAAGGCCTGGCTTCATTGCTAGTTAAAAAAGGTGAAGAATTGTGTCAAAAAATGGGATATAAAGAAGTATATCTCCATACACATCGTACCGTGCCAGGATCACTAGATTTCTGGATGGCTAAGGGATATAAGGTTGTTTATGATACAAAAAATAAAAGTGGAACGGTGCACATGGAAAAATCAATCCCTGTACAACATTATTCTAAATATCAAATTTTAGAAAACTGTATAATTCCCTGA
- a CDS encoding methyltransferase: protein MSCYVYWDKISDIAEKLKNFDNLNNNFNIEKIIPLLDSIEEIAHDETIDFDSAKHILDHKKMGAELKLIRKFYVDVGMKLETEKALEILEADDPWKVLESFHFYKRYEKLIRNEAILSQLYGMENMVFIGGGPLPLTLIMINQFFGINGTSIELSPEIADISLRVLEKLGLDSEINVVCGDETKLKNIDCDMVMVAALAEPKKRVFSNVKKFTRPNAKIVYRTYTGMRAILYAPVTEEDLQGFVTLNSVLPSGKVNNTSVLIKVN, encoded by the coding sequence ATGAGTTGTTATGTTTATTGGGATAAAATTTCAGACATTGCTGAAAAATTAAAAAATTTTGATAATTTAAACAATAATTTTAATATAGAAAAAATAATTCCTCTATTGGATTCTATAGAGGAAATAGCCCATGACGAAACTATTGATTTTGATTCTGCAAAACATATTCTTGATCACAAAAAAATGGGTGCTGAATTAAAACTTATTCGTAAATTTTATGTTGATGTTGGAATGAAATTGGAAACAGAGAAAGCTTTAGAAATTTTAGAAGCTGATGATCCTTGGAAAGTATTGGAGTCTTTTCATTTTTACAAAAGATATGAAAAATTAATTCGTAATGAAGCTATTCTATCCCAATTATATGGGATGGAAAATATGGTGTTTATTGGTGGAGGACCCTTACCATTGACTTTAATCATGATTAATCAATTTTTTGGTATTAATGGTACAAGTATTGAACTTTCTCCGGAGATTGCGGATATTTCCCTTCGTGTTCTTGAAAAACTTGGTCTGGACTCTGAAATAAATGTAGTTTGTGGAGATGAAACTAAGCTTAAAAATATTGATTGTGATATGGTTATGGTTGCAGCTCTGGCTGAGCCTAAAAAAAGAGTTTTTAGTAATGTGAAAAAATTTACTAGGCCTAATGCTAAAATTGTTTACCGAACATATACTGGAATGAGAGCTATTCTCTATGCTCCTGTCACAGAAGAAGATTTGCAAGGTTTCGTTACTTTAAATTCGGTATTGCCATCGGGAAAAGTCAATAATACTTCGGTTTTAATTAAAGTTAATTAA